GTGCGTGTGTCCTCCGCCAAAATCTGATCAACCTCCTTCAAAATCTTGATGGCCCGGAAGGTCATGTCCTCCAAATTGCCGATAGGGGTGGGAACGATATAAAGCGTGCCCATCAGAACTTATCTACGAAATCGGTGAGCAAACGGAACACTTCCGGGAACTTGGTCAGCGGCAATGTTTCGGGTACGTCATACACATCATGATACGCCTTGATGCCGCCCATTGTATAAATGTACAGGCAGGGAACTCCCGCCTCCGAAAATGGGTAATGGTCCGAAATGGCGGCCTTGCCCCGCTTCTTGACCAACGGTAGATATTGGTGCTGTTCGTTCAACTCTTTCAGCCAATCGAATTCCTCTTCATGCACCGCACCGTTCACCACCGTAATGCCTTCATCGCCTGTTCCGAGAATATCCAAATTCACCAAAAAGCGGATGCTCGAAAGCGGAAAAACCGGGTGTTCCACGTAGTAGAACGAACCTTCCAACCCGATCTCCTCGCCAGCGAAAGCAATAAATGCCATCGAATAGCGCGGCTGATTCTCAGGCATTGCATAATACTTGGCCAAGTTGAGCAGCATGGTCACGCCACTTGCATTGTCATTCGCTCCGCGGAAAATGGCCTCCTTGCCCATTTTGCCCAAATGGTCGTAATGCGCGGTGAACACCAGAAAACTATCCGGGTATTCGCTGCCTTCCACGTAGGCGATCACATTCTGTGTGCGATGTCGCTTCTCCAAATGCGCCTCAACATGAAATGAGATCTCCTTCGCATCCTTTGGCCACTTGTTCTTTAGCACGGTTATCTGGGCCAGCGGTGCCTGTTGTTTCGCCACGCTCCACGTCAGTTTCTCTTCCGCAATGCGGACAATTCCTTTCGCGCCAGCCTTCTTCATTCCTTTCAGAACTGATGTCCGAATAGGCGGTGGCAAATTGCTCAAAAGACTGTCTGCCAGCACAACCACGCCTTTGTAGCTTGTCAAACTGTCAACCACTCTTCCCGAAGGCGCGATCTCTGGCAACTTCGATACATAGGTCAACTCATACTTTCCTTTGATGGATGGCGCATCCGCCTCCACAATGAATGCCTTGCCGACTTCCAGCGGCTGACCATCCACTTCCACCTCTACTTTTCCGGGAAACGTATTCACCGGAAAACTGAATTCCTGGTAGTAATTGTAATCCCACGCGTAGAGGTTATTGTGCTTGAACTCCTG
The nucleotide sequence above comes from Flavobacteriales bacterium. Encoded proteins:
- a CDS encoding M28 family peptidase, with translation MAREMMMVSTAWGLSLCNSSKLAPRMKIRFLFAFLLLGLVGHAQDMEYAHEVLNELCSDYMAGRGYVDDGDNAAAYYIEQEFKHNNLYAWDYNYYQEFSFPVNTFPGKVEVEVDGQPLEVGKAFIVEADAPSIKGKYELTYVSKLPEIAPSGRVVDSLTSYKGVVVLADSLLSNLPPPIRTSVLKGMKKAGAKGIVRIAEEKLTWSVAKQQAPLAQITVLKNKWPKDAKEISFHVEAHLEKRHRTQNVIAYVEGSEYPDSFLVFTAHYDHLGKMGKEAIFRGANDNASGVTMLLNLAKYYAMPENQPRYSMAFIAFAGEEIGLEGSFYYVEHPVFPLSSIRFLVNLDILGTGDEGITVVNGAVHEEEFDWLKELNEQHQYLPLVKKRGKAAISDHYPFSEAGVPCLYIYTMGGIKAYHDVYDVPETLPLTKFPEVFRLLTDFVDKF